The Ancylobacter sp. WKF20 genome contains a region encoding:
- a CDS encoding ABC transporter permease has translation MASAAEAAERAERERVRSRWLLSLPALAIIFVAAIGPLFVMLAYSFMAKGDYGDVKFGQFSLDGWFSVFLQRDMFDDTVAIADAHLSIIWRSVRLSMITTLATLALGFPTAYFIATRPRHTREMWVFLVTIPFWTNLLIRTFAMQQVIRNEGILNTLLIWLHVIDQPLQIMYTDWAILFGMVYVYLPLMVLPLYASMEKLDFRLVEAGYDLYAGRFAVLRRIIIPLVKPGIIAGSILVFIPSLGAYVIPRVLGGGKNMMLGNLIELQFGSGRNWPLGAALSIALMAAVMVALLFYVRNAARTGAQHG, from the coding sequence ATGGCCAGTGCTGCGGAAGCCGCCGAAAGGGCCGAACGGGAACGGGTGCGCAGCCGCTGGCTGCTCTCGCTGCCGGCCCTCGCCATAATCTTCGTTGCCGCCATCGGCCCGCTCTTCGTCATGCTCGCCTATTCCTTCATGGCGAAGGGCGATTATGGCGATGTGAAATTCGGCCAGTTCTCGCTCGACGGATGGTTCTCCGTCTTTCTCCAGCGGGACATGTTCGACGACACCGTCGCCATCGCCGACGCCCATCTCTCGATCATCTGGCGCTCGGTGCGCCTGTCGATGATCACCACGCTGGCGACCCTCGCTCTCGGTTTCCCGACGGCCTATTTCATCGCGACGCGGCCGCGGCATACGCGGGAGATGTGGGTGTTCCTCGTGACCATCCCGTTCTGGACCAACCTGCTGATCCGCACCTTCGCCATGCAGCAGGTGATCCGCAACGAGGGCATCCTCAACACGCTGCTGATCTGGCTGCACGTCATCGATCAGCCCCTGCAGATCATGTACACCGACTGGGCCATCCTGTTCGGCATGGTGTATGTCTACCTTCCGCTCATGGTGCTGCCGCTCTATGCCAGCATGGAGAAGCTGGACTTCCGGCTGGTCGAGGCGGGCTATGATCTCTATGCCGGCCGCTTCGCCGTGCTCCGCCGCATCATCATACCGCTGGTCAAGCCCGGTATCATCGCCGGCTCGATCCTGGTCTTCATTCCCTCGCTTGGCGCCTATGTGATCCCGCGCGTTCTGGGGGGCGGCAAGAACATGATGCTCGGCAATTTGATCGAGCTGCAATTCGGCTCCGGCCGCAACTGGCCGCTCGGCGCGGCGCTCTCCATCGCGCTCATGGCGGCGGTGATGG